In Prunus dulcis chromosome 2, ALMONDv2, whole genome shotgun sequence, a single genomic region encodes these proteins:
- the LOC117618121 gene encoding putative F-box protein At1g30920 yields MRRINCNNETEKPELDLMTIGALPLEILIDILSRLPVNSICCMRCVSKAFLKMVDDLFLATMHMRHHFLTTCSTTTTEVPRLVFLDERPFLRYALLYPLKYDGHDLLTKSKQAIVSYFGSRRHFYSAAFVFCNLFGFTGRSCFTGLNLERSCLLVNPFKGEVLMLPSVSDVQVPSNSLCDVDWYGMGFDNITNSFKIVRVSTN; encoded by the coding sequence atgaGGCGCATCAACTGCAACAACGAGACGGAGAAGCCAGAACTGGACTTGATGACAATCGGCGCTCTACCACTGGAAATTCTTATCGACATTCTATCGAGACTACCCGTAAATTCGATTTGTTGCATGAGATGTGTATCTAAGGCCTTTTTAAAGATGGTTGATGACCTCTTTCTTGCCACAATGCACATGCGGCATCATTTTCTAACCACGTGTTCTACTACTACCACTGAAGTTCCTCgacttgtttttcttgatgAGCGTCCCTTTCTTAGATATGCCTTGTTGTATCCATTGAAATATGATGGCCATGACTTATTGACAAAGAGCAAACAGGCAATTGTTTCCTATTTTGGATCCAGACGGCATTTTTATTCtgctgcttttgttttctgcaACTTGTTTGGCTTTACTGGAAGGTCATGCTTTACTGGTCTTAATCTGGAGAGGTCATGCTTGTTGGTGAATCCTTTCAAAGGAGAAGTTCTAATGCTCCCCTCAGTGAGTGACGTCCAAGTTCCATCCAATAGTCTCTGCGATGTTGATTGGTATGGCATGGGATTTGATAATATAACCAACAGCTTCAAGATTGTTCGTGTTTCCACCAATTAA